The Eleutherodactylus coqui strain aEleCoq1 chromosome 13, aEleCoq1.hap1, whole genome shotgun sequence genome includes a window with the following:
- the LOC136588310 gene encoding myosin-9-like encodes MQLSKKNGDLECQVSQLKEELELEKAACNQAEKEAEILKDLLGYKENQEALHERLVSQLQMSLDETAEEYEAQIQELKQSHAVIVGELSKELKQMEKVKETLKSECLELTQKVNVVLEDKCELECKKNAVEMQLQGLQVKVTEGDRRQKELSEQVNRLHVELEAQSEESQKLLQEETQQRLGLSAHLKTMQDERDVFLKQAEVSDLKYGLEKTAVCLDSVEEQKREIQEELEATRQQYEEKTAACDKLEKVKVHLQQKIEDASVKLGLQKKLVSKLRKTQKICEQQLTEEKIRSARYVAESERAEERVCMKETEGLTLTRPLKMMSEKKRLFQKFAKNSIVKMKRWAAQCHVAEERVQRLVRSRTQFRQRVKEKKVLWKIPDNNAGKRTLVQRKRKGVVQQLIARMKNCKNKTQVVKHTKLCEGDLGTPGEQCVKTWTVWRKEITSVNKRKVIKVRAEQKMQTEQTSEVQEAKEKAESEATVAEKVSEVAAEILEELQQEYKDLKKQTQKVKKQMIQMVEADHRDAGSKDQLISELNTIRQKLDSEVKELRRMLMGLTDNNTLLREEIELLQSEEKIIIKLNGLQNELETVIHTKAMLEHELQGELEEYRDKVLRLEGTFKMEAQFESLNKPVCTEVEDLVSSKDDGEKGEHELEKSKEVEESKIQLEELEDELQATEDTNLHLKVNLQAGRAQSERDLQGCDEPSEDMKRELVRQEPGLKEIRISREYFYVVGAHSGLRVGDPQVSVDYIQLPEL; translated from the exons atgcagttatcaaagaaaaatggtgacttggagtgccaagtaagtcagctcaaggaagagctggaactagagaaagctgcttgcaatCAGGCAGAGAAGGAAGCCgagatcttgaaagacttacTGGGTTACAAGGAAAACCAAGAGGCCctgcatgagagactggtgtcccagctacagatgagcttggatgagacaGCTGAAGAATATGAAGCTCAGATCCAGGAGCTTAAACAGAGTCATGCTGTCATTGTGGGGGAACTGTCAAAGGAGTTGAAGCAAatggaaaaagtgaaagaaacgttgaaaagtgagtgtcttgagctgacccaaaaggtgaacGTGGTGTTGGAAGACAAATGTGAATTGGAATGTAAGAAAAatgcagtagagatgcagcttcaagggctacaagtaaaagtcactgaaggtgacagaaggcagaaagagttgtctgagcaggtgaataGGCTGCacgtggagctggaagctcagagtgaagagtctcaGAAGTTGCTACAGGAAGAGACGCAAcagaggcttggtctcagtgcacacctgaagacaatgcaagatgagagagatgtgttcctcaagcaa gctgaggtctCTGACCTAAAATATGGACTGGAGAAGACtgctgtgtgcttggattctgtggaagagcagaaaagagaaatacaagaggagttagaagctacacggcagcagtatgaagagaagacagctgcctgtgataagcttgagaaggttaaagtacatcttcagcaaaaGATAGAAGatgcttctgtgaagcttggtctccaaaagaagcttgtgtccaaactaagaaagacgcagaaaatatgtgaacagcagcttacagaggagaaaatcaggtcggcAAGATATGTCGCTGAAagtgagcgtgctgaagaaagggtctgtatgaaagagactgAAGGGTTAACTTTGACACGCcccctgaaaatgatgtcagagaaaaAGCGGCTGTTCCAAAAGTTCGCCAAGAATTCAATCGTGAAGATGAAACGCTGGGCAGCACAATGTCATGTTGCTGAAGAGAGGGTTCAGAGACTAGTGCGGTCtaggacccagttcagacagcGAGTAAAAGAGAAGAAGGTCTTGTGGAAGATTCCCGATAACAATGCTGGAAAGCGAACTCTGGTACAAAGAAAACGCAAGGGCGTGGTCCAACAACTGATAGCACGAATGAAGAATTGTAAAAACAAGACACAAGTGGTGAAGCATACCAAATTATGtgaaggtgacctgggcactCCAGGTGAACAATGTGTAAAGACTTGGACAGTCTGGAGGAAAGAAATCACttctgtaaacaaaagaaaagtcattaaggtgagagctgagcaaaagatgcagactgaacagacctctgaagtacaagaggccaaggagaaggcagaaagtgagGCTACTGTAGCTGAGAAGGTCtcagaagtggcagcagaaatcttggaagaactgcagcaagagtataaggacctcaaaaagcaaacccagaaagtgaagaaacagATGATCCAGATGGTAGAAGCcgatcacagggatgctggctccaaggaccaactcatcagtgaactgaataCTATCAGGCAAAAGTTAGATTCAGAGGTGAAGGAACTTCGAAGAATGCTAATGGGTCTAACCGATAATAACACTCTactaagagaagaaatagaattgTTACAAAGTGAGGAAAAGATAATTATAAAGCTGAATGGATTGCAAAATGAATTAGAGACTGTAATCCATAccaaggccatgctggagcatgagctacaaggggaactggaagaatacagagacaaggttcttaGGTTAGAAGGAACCTTCAAAATGGAGGCTCAGTTTGAAAGTCTTAACAAGCCAGTGTGCACTGAAGTGGAGGACTTAGTTAGCTCCAAGGATGATGGTGAAAAGGGTGAACATGAACTAGAAAAGTCTAAGGAAGTAGAAGAAAGCAAGATTCAGTTAGAGGAACTTGAAGATGAGCTACAAGCCACAGAGGATACAAATTTGCACTTGAAAGTCAACCTTCAAGCTGGGAGGGCACAGTCTGAGAGAGATCTGCAAGGATGTGATGAGCCAAGTGAAGACATGAagagagaacttgtcagacaa gagccaggtttAAAGGAAATCCGCATCTCCAGAGAATACTTCTACGTGGTCGGTGCCCATTCCGGTCTAAGagttggcgatccgcag